In Solanum lycopersicum chromosome 3, SLM_r2.1, the genomic stretch catggcaactacatcaaaaaggtttcgaaagggaggtgagtttaatggttcttactctagaggacaaggttccggaggttactcagtccgaccaattcagtcttcactacagactgtagttgggggtccaaccccgaccggtcaacacttctctgagagacctatgcatgaacccagagagtgctatggatgtggggagattggacatattaagagatattgtccaaaacagagttacagacctccaaatgttagaggtagaggtggtcatggtagaggccgttattctggaggacgtggtggtcgaggtaatggtggtcaccagaacggccaaggtgatgggcaacctgtagccactacatcacaacatggtaggggcaacggacagacgggtgagagggcccattgctacgctttccctgggagatctgaagcggaggcatctgatgctgtcatcacaggtaatcttctggtttgtgattgcatggcttctgtattgtttgatcctggatccacattttcttatgtatgttcctcatttgctagtggtctaaatttatattatgaattacttgatatgcctattcctgtttctactccggtgggtgagtctgtggtagttgaaaaggtatataggtcttgtttggtgaactttgtggggagcaacacttatgtagatttggttatcttagaaatggatgattttgatgtaattctgggtatgacttggatttctccgcaatttgcgatcttggattgtaatgctaaaacggtgacgttagccaagcctgggacagatccgttagtgtgggagggtgactacacttccaatccggtgcgtatcatatcctttcttcatgctaagaaaatggttagtaaagggtgtttagctttcttggcacgtCTCAAGGATGACACGACCCaggtaccttcgattgagtcggtttcggtggtccgtgagtttcgagatgtgttccctacagatcttcctggtatgccaccagataggaatattgatttctgtattgaccttgaatcgggtactcgccccatttctatacccccttatagaatggctcccgcggagttaagagagttaaaagcccaacttcaagagttgttaaacaaaggctttattagaccaagtgcatctccttggggtgctccggttttgtttgtgaagaagaaggatgggagttttcaaatgtgtatagactacagacaactaaacaaggtaaccataaagaacaagtatcctcttcctcgcattgatgacttgttcgatcagttacaaggtgcttgtgtcttctctaagattgacttgagatccggttatcatcaattgaaaatacgggcaacggatgtgccaaagactgcttttcgaacgaggtatgggcattacgaatttgtagtgatgtcttttggtcttacgaatgcccctgctgcgttcatgagcttgatgaacgggatttttaagccatatttggacctcttcgtgatcgtatttattgatgatatactgatatactcaaagagcaagaaagaacatgaggagcatttgagaatggtattggaaatgttgagggagaaaaagatttatgccaagttctctaagtgtgagttttggctagatgcagtgtccttcttggggcacgtggtttctaaggatggagtgatggtggatccttcttagattgagacagtaaagaagtgggtaagacctactaatgtgtcagaaataaggagctttgttgggttagctagctactaccgccgatttgtcaagggattctcttctattgcttcccaactgacgaacttgacttagcaaaatgttccatttgtatggtcggatgagtgtgagaaaagctttcagaagctcaagactttgttgactaccgcacccattctcaccttgccagtggaaggtaagaatttcattgtctattgtgatgcatcttattcgggtttgggtgcagtgctaatgcaagagaagaatgtgattgcttatgcttcaagacaattaaaagtgcataaacgtaactatcccactcatgatttggaattggccgcggtagtgtttgcattaaagcaatggagacactatttatatggggttaagtgtgaggtctatacggatcatcgtagcctacagtatgtctttactcagaaagatttgaacttgagacagaggagatggatggaactactgaaggactaccatatcactattttgtatcatccggggaaggcgaatgttgtagcggacgctttaagtagaaaggcgggaagcatgggaagtctagctcacttgcaagcttctagacgcccattggctagagaggtttagactctagctaatgacttgatgagattagaagtaaatgagaagggaggattgttgtcttctgtggaggcaagatcttcctttcttgacaagattaagggaagacagtctgatgatgagaaactatgcagaatccaagataaggtattgcgaggagaggctaaggaagcacaaatcgatgaggaaggtgttttgaggatcaagggaagggtatgcgtaccccgcgtcgatgatttgatcaacattattctgacagaggctcatagtttaaggtattcgatacatccgggtgcaaccaagatgtaccgtgacctaaagcaacacttttggtggagtagaatgaagcgtgatattgtggattttattgccaaatgtccaaactgtcaacaagtaaagtatgaacaccaaaggcccagaggaacacttcagagaatgcctattccggaatggaaatgggagagaatcgcaatggacttcgtggttggtcttccaaagacgatgggtaagtacgattccatctgggtgattgttgataggttaactaagtctgctcatttcattccggtcaaggtgacttacaatgcagagaagttagccaaaatctacatctcagaaattgttcggttgcatggatttccactatccatcatatcagatagaggtacgcagtttacttccaagttttggagaacattgcatgctgaattgggtactaggttggaccttagaccttggggtactgatctcttaagggattcgatggagaaggtgaaatctattcaagaaaagcttctagcggcgcaaagtagacaaaaagaatatgcagatcgaaaggttagagacttagagttcatcgagtgagaacaagtcttgctgaaggtttcgcccatgaaagaggtgatgcggtttggtaaaaggggtaagctaagtccaaggtacattggtccctttgaagtacttaagcgagtaggggaggtggattatgaattagccttgcctccagggctgtccgaagtacatccggtattccatgtgtcgatgttgaaaagataccatggggatggaaactacattatccgttgggattcagttttgcttgatgagaacttgtcttatgaggaggaacctgttgtcattctagatagagaaattcgcaagttgagatcaagggagattgcatccatcaaagttcaatggaagaatcgacccgttgaagaagccacttgggagaaggaggcggatatgcgagaaaaatacccacatctgtttacagattcaggtactccttttcgcccttgttttccttcttgtgatcgttcagggacgaacgatgggtaaattggtatctattgtaacgacctgtttagtcattttgagcagcagatttcaattctggaaaaactggcagaagcgacagaccccacgacggaccgtcatgggcacgacggaccgtcgcagggtctcgtttcaaaacacttagaaaatctgaaattgggtactgaaaatcgactctctgaacttcgtaacggaatgacaggatggaccgtcacatgtgtgacggaccgtcacagactcttcagagaaattgtctctgaactctatgacgggcagcagaacggaccgtcgcaggcacgacgggccgtcacaggctgtgtaatcccagtctgggtcggatttcttatacgttttaagggacgtttttgactattccttccttaatataaagttagtgggttaatgttaacaagtctaattacttgggggttaaaagaggtaaccttaagttaattagtgggttattatttccatcttttattcttaattatatactaattagggtaaaagaaagagggtgggaataagaaaatttgaaagcacaagagagggagaaagcGAACGAagagggagagaagaagaacaaagctttgggaatttgcttgcttgatcactagtctttggtggaggtaggttatggtttatctTACGATactcgtagtaaactcttaatagcgaatgatatgtattgataatattgtaaaccctgctatgtgcttaattgtatgtttgcattaacgtaattatataattgtgattatataagcatgatgaagttattgaatcccaaatcttgcaaaaccctaatctactttgttaatgatgatgccttggtataaaagaaggcttgatgaacgaaagtagtgagattaggggatcgggtgccacgttccggtaccaggatagtatatgaggatcggagtgtcacgttccgacaccaggatagaatatggatcgggtgccacgttccggtaccaggatagtatatgaggatcggagtgtcacgttccgacaccaggatagaatatggatcaggtgccacgttccggtaccagggtagaatgaggatcggagtgtcacgttccgacaccaggatagtatatgaatcgggtgccacgttccggtaccaggatagaatatggatcgggtgtcacgttccgacaccaggatagaatgaggagcggagtgtcacgtaccgacacgagaggaataaagataatgaatcttgaaagatgttaatatattcaatctaatgaacctaattcccaaatgagtatgatgaggaggcgtgagtcctaaTTGaagagcttggtgttgtaaccaagggttatggtaattgtaaatgctgcatgctaaggatattagttgattttatgatattatctgatatatactgttttctattttgagttggccgatgatatctactcagtacccgtgttttgtactgacccctacttttatgttttcttctttgttatttgtggagtgcagcaaacgtgtcatcgtcttcaactcaaccgcaactctagccagtcttcgtcacatcggatcttcagggtgagctaattcttctagcttggactggatcttcttcctcatgtcttgatgccttgaagttccggcatggactagcttttacttgttttagcttttagaatactcttagtctagtaattttatcatagatgttcttgtgatgatgacttccagattttggggaataatagatgttgaattttagaagttaatgaattggttttatttaatgagtttgagtcttccgcattatttactgttgatgttatattgaaatgttagagtttagattggttggttcgctcacataagagggtaagtgtgggtgccagtcgtggcccggttttgggtcgtgacaaaaacatcaacaaaattcaatatacactTTCAAAtgtatgaatacaaaaaacattaaaactataaaacacaaaaataaataatatctaCAACATAACAAAAATTCCATATACACTTACAAATCTATTCGATAATAGTAAATACACAATCAAACTTATAAAATGTGTTACATTGAAAAAAGAACAgaacacaaaatacaataaacatataaaatacaaaatgaaattATGGATATATACTGACATAATACAGAATACAATATACAATTTCAAatctatgaatacaaaaatacaataaaactatgaaatacaaaaataaatacttgactaaaacatcaacaaaattcaatatacacttccaaatatatgaatacaaaaaacattaaaactataaaacataaaaataaataataactacaacataataaaaatttcgTATACACTTACAAATCTATTCGATAATAGTAAATACACAATCAAACTTATTAAATTGTTAcatgacaaagaaaaaaaatagaacacaaaatacaattaacatattaaatacaaaaaatacatGTTAACTATAACAgtgaatacaaaaaaaattagaagtatgaaaaaataaaaaaaaataactataacaaGATGAAAATTCCATATACACTTACAAATATATACGATAATAGTAAATACACAATCAAACTCATAAAATGTATTACATTGACAactaacacacacaaaaaaaaaagaacagaacacaaaatacaataaatatatgacatttaaaaaaatttccaatACAAACAATACATAGAAACTATAACAGACTAAACATTTCATATACACTTCCAAACTCAttgtaacatatatttttatgaatcttaaaaattaataaacaaattaaattaaacaagcAATACACAacacatgcaaaaaaaatacctcttttctaaaaaattggtcttcttcaacttcatggtTATGAATTTGTGTGGGATTTTGCACCTAGACAGGTTCAGACATTTTCCCCGTCGTATATCCTCCTTAGACTTAGAAGCTGAACCTACATTGTCGTTTATTTcttgagtgaaaaaaaaattaaacgatGAGAACTCGGAAGAACTTTGATTTTTTGTATaatacctctagtaactctcttgAAGGCGTCCATTGAAGAAAGAATTTTGTATTATAAAACCctaaaaaatgatttaagaacaacaacaaaattaaaaaattaaaaaaaaacactaaaatcagtaagtaaaatcaataaggAATATGAAGAACATAACACCCAAATCAATGTGAATCTCCAAATCAAACCTTCAAACGAAATTAATTGagaatgatataaaataaaaaaattcggGAATATGTgaagaaattgattttgaagaagGTTAGAGTGAGAAAGTTAAATTCAAGCGTAAACCCGGGAAGTTGAGGATATGTgaagaaattga encodes the following:
- the LOC138347804 gene encoding uncharacterized protein is translated as MAPRMDASMDIGTFPHLTTGPIMTNDQHELFSKFLKLKPPVFKGAESEDAYDFLVDCHELLHNMGIVERFGVEFVSYQFQGNAKIWWRSHVECQPTEAPPMTWESFSSLFMEKYIPRTLRDRKRDEFLSLEQGRMSVNAYEAKFRALSRYATQLCFSPQERIRRFVKGLRSELRILALQVAATAKSFQEVVDFVVEVEGVKPDDLTMATTSKRFRKGGEFNGSYSRGQGSGGYSVRPIQSSLQTVVGGPTPTGQHFSERPMHEPRECYGCGEIGHIKRYCPKQSYRPPNVRGRGGHGRGRYSGGRGGRGNGGHQNGQGDGQPVATTSQHGRGNGQTGERAHCYAFPGRSEAEASDAVITGNLLVCDCMASVLFDPGSTFSYVCSSFASGLNLYYELLDMPIPVSTPVGESVVVEKVYRSCLVNFVGSNTYVDLVILEMDDFDVILGMTWISPQFAILDCNAKTVTLAKPGTDPLVWEGDYTSNPVRIISFLHAKKMVSKGCLAFLARLKDDTTQVPSIESVSVVREFRDVFPTDLPGMPPDRNIDFCIDLESGTRPISIPPYRMAPAELRELKAQLQELLNKGFIRPSASPWGAPVLFVKKKDGSFQMCIDYRQLNKVTIKNKYPLPRIDDLFDQLQGACVFSKIDLRSGYHQLKIRATDVPKTAFRTRYGHYEFVVMSFGLTNAPAAFMSLMNGIFKPYLDLFVIVFIDDILIYSKSKKEHEEHLRMVLEMLREKKIYAKFSKCEFWLDAVSFLGHVVSKDGVMVDPS